Genomic segment of Streptomyces alboniger:
CCCGTAGGGCGTGGGACAGCACGTTCCACATGGCGGCCACGCGGCTGCCCGGCTCCGGCCGTTCGTGGGCGGAGCCCATCCAGAACACACTGAAGAACGCGGCCACGAGCAGGTCGGCCACGGCCTTGGCGGACGCCGAGGCCTCCCAGTGCCCCTCCCGCTGCACCTCTCCCACCAGGTCGAACACGACGGAGTGGGTCTCCTCCAGCAAGGGCGCCGTCACCCCTGACGCCTGAGCGGTCTCCAGCGCCAGCCTGAGCGCGGCGCGGGCGCGCACATCGCCCTGGAACAGCTCCCCCAGGGTGAGCATGAGCGTCCGCAGCCGGCCGAGCGCCGGTCCGGTGGACGCCTTCGCCTCACCCAGGGGGAGCTCGACCGCGGTGGTCAGGTGGGACGACAGGACGGCGGCCAGCTCCTCCTTGTTGGAGAAGTGGCCGTAGAGGGCGCCCTTCGTCAGGCCGATCTGGTCGGCGATCTTCTGCAAGTTGGTGTTCGCGTACCCGTATCGCGCGAACTCGTACGCGGCGGCGTCCAGGACGGCGTCGTATGTGCGCAAGGCCCGTGCTTGCTTCGGCAAGGTGCACACCTCCTTCACTGGGGATCGAGCGGCGAGGGACCGACGGCGCTAAAGATACGTTCAAGAACGAATTCTAATCGGCGAGAGAGGTGTATGCCACAGATGATTCAGTCACAGAGTTCACCGGCGGGACATCGGCGGTCCGGCGGCCACGCGCTGCCGCCCGCCGCGGTCGCGAGCGCCGCCAGGTCGGCGGCCGTCCACACGGACGGCGCCGATCGGGAGCGGCGGCTGCACGAGGAGACCGCGCGGCTGCTGACCCGCGCCGGATTCGCCCGGCACTTCGTCCCCCGCGCCTGGGGCGGCACCGAAGGCACCTTCGCCGCCCTCCTCGACGCGGCCGCCACGGTCGGCGCGGGCTGCGCCTCGGCCGCCTGGTGCGGGGCCCTGTGGGGCGCGCACGGCAGATTCGCCGCGTATCTGCCTCCCGACGGGCAGCGCGACCTCTGGGCGGCCTCGCCCGACACCCGGATCAGTGCCGTGATGAGCGCGTCGGGCGAGGCGAGACCCACCCGGGACGGCTGGCTGCTGAGCGGCGTCTGGGCGTACGCGAGCGGGGTGGCCTTCGCGGACTGGCTGCTGCTCGCCTCCACCGAGCCCGTCGAACAGGGCGGACGCTGCCGGGTGTTCGCCGTCCCGCGCGCGCGGGCCACCGTCCTCGACACCTGGCGCGCCGACGGGATGCGCGGCACCGGCAGCCACACCGTCGTCGTCGAGTCCGTCCCCGTGCCCCGCCACCGCTCCTTCCTCATGGCCGACCTGACCTCCGGCGCCCCCGGCCCCGGGCGGGCCAGCTGCCACACCGTACCCGCCGAACTCGGCGGCGGCCTCCTCTTCTGCGCCCCCGCCCTCGGTGCCGCCCGCCACGCGCTGGAGGCGTGGTCGCAGG
This window contains:
- a CDS encoding TetR/AcrR family transcriptional regulator; this encodes MCTLPKQARALRTYDAVLDAAAYEFARYGYANTNLQKIADQIGLTKGALYGHFSNKEELAAVLSSHLTTAVELPLGEAKASTGPALGRLRTLMLTLGELFQGDVRARAALRLALETAQASGVTAPLLEETHSVVFDLVGEVQREGHWEASASAKAVADLLVAAFFSVFWMGSAHERPEPGSRVAAMWNVLSHALRGKPGQ
- a CDS encoding oxidoreductase; amino-acid sequence: MIQSQSSPAGHRRSGGHALPPAAVASAARSAAVHTDGADRERRLHEETARLLTRAGFARHFVPRAWGGTEGTFAALLDAAATVGAGCASAAWCGALWGAHGRFAAYLPPDGQRDLWAASPDTRISAVMSASGEARPTRDGWLLSGVWAYASGVAFADWLLLASTEPVEQGGRCRVFAVPRARATVLDTWRADGMRGTGSHTVVVESVPVPRHRSFLMADLTSGAPGPGRASCHTVPAELGGGLLFCAPALGAARHALEAWSQGAARRARDLSDADALRLHRVLAVSADEIEAAQLLLRDAAQRADAGTWTERDVARNRRIAASAVGLLARAVERLHRTGVRPDPAGPDVVGRCRRDVRTVAGHRMLRRERAAVDYARSVFSELSDIPAPAVPAPARELTPEAPHADI